One window of the Psilocybe cubensis strain MGC-MH-2018 chromosome 12, whole genome shotgun sequence genome contains the following:
- a CDS encoding Valine--tRNA ligase, mitochondrial, with protein MSDSAVTPASAPAPAPPAEAAAAPIDPNNVRDPNSKSAAKKEAKRLEKEAKLAAKAAKAPAAPAKPKGEKKEKEKEKEKEVEQPFVNTTPKGEKKDLSQPMAAGYNPLAVEAAWYDWWSAQGFFKPEYVLPTTPLAPGAPDTRDTFVIPAPPPNVTGSLHIGHGLTVAIQDGLVRWNRMRGRRTLFAPGFDHAGISTQSVVEKRLLKKEGKTRHDLGRERFLETVMDWKNEYQGRITNQLHRLGGSYDWDRVAFTMDENLSKAVIETFCRLHEDGIIYRANRLVNWCVKLNTTLSNLEVDQKELEGRTLLNVPGYDPKEKFEFGVLTSFAYEIEGSDERIVIATTRPETMLGDTAIAVHPDDTRYKHLHGKFVKHPFIPTRRIPIIADTLADMEFGTGAVKITPAHDPNDYEVGKRHNLEFVNILNDDGTINANGGSAFAGMKRFHARVEVVKRLKDLGLYVEQKDNKMQIPVCSKSGDIIEPMLKPQWWVNCQPLADEAIKRTRAGELIINPKQSENEWYRWLENIQDWCISRQLWWGHRCPAYFVRFADGLNPDGKTAQDQSDGASWVVGRTREEAEARAREIAKGREFVLEQDEDVLDTWFSSGLWPFSIMGWPQKTLDLERFYPSSLLETGWDILFFWVARMVMLGAYLTNSMPFKEVYCHAMIRDAHGRKMSKSLGNVIDPIDVIQGLGLEELHKKLEEGNLDEKEVAKAKAGQKKDFPRGIPQCGTDALRFALCAYSGGGRDINLEILRVEGYRKFCNKIFNATKFAMLKLDEEFVPQPSLKPTGNESLVEKWILHKLNVAAKEINAQLEERNFMSATNAVYNFWLYELCDVYIEAMKPMTDESAPAATRKSAQQTLYTCLDSGLRLLHPFMPFVTEELWQRLPRMPNDPTPSIMVAQFPVNDDAFVFEEAEKQFDLVFSTLKAARSLAASYTLQSDIQFFIQVKSEEEEALFTPQTATIVALSKGCKSAKVVRDAADIPAGCGSAVVTPSIIVHVLVRGLVDLDNEIAKCDKKLDLAKMNLQKVVKLESQPEYKETVPANVRAANTDKRKTLEAEIATLETSRNMFAQLK; from the exons ATGTCGGATTCTGCTGTGACGCCTGCgtctgcacctgcacctgcgcCTCCAGctgaggctgctgctgccccgATCGACCCTAACAATGTGCGCGATCCGAATTCGAAGAGTGCTG CGAAGAAGGAGGCGAAGAGGTTAGAGAAGGAGGCGAAGCTTGCGGCAAAGGCGGCCAAGGCTCCCGCTGCGCCAGCAAAGCCCAAAggcgagaagaaggaaaaggaaaaagagaaggagaaggaggttgaGCAGCCGTTTGTGAATACAACACCCAAAGGCGAAAAAAAAG atTTGTCGCAGCCTATGGCGGCGGGGTACAACCCCCTCGCAGTCGAGGCGGCATGGTACGACTGGTGGTCCGCGCAAGGCTTCTTCAAACCCGAATACGTGCTCCCCACCACCCCCCTCGCACCAGGGGCGCCCGACACGCGCGACACGTTCGTGATCCCCGCGCCGCCGCCCAACGTCACCGGCTCGCTGCACATCGGGCACGGGCTGACGGTTGCCATCCAGGACGGGCTCGTGCGCTGGAACCGCATGCGCGGGCGCAGGACGCTCTTCGCGCCGGGCTTTGACCATGCGGGCATCTCGACGCAGAGTGTCGTGGAGAAGAGGCTGTTGAAGAAGGAGGGCAAGACGAGGCATGATCTCGGACGCGAGAGGTTTTTGGAGACTGTTATGGATTGGAAGAATGA GTATCAGGGAAGAATTACGAATCAGCTTCATAGACTTGGGGGAAGTTATGATTGGGACAGGGTCGCGTTTACTATGGACGAG AACCTGAGCAAAGCCGTTATCGAGACTTTCTGCAGACTTCACGAAGACGGCATCATCTACCGCGCCAACCGCCTCGTGAACTGGTGTGTAAAGCTCAACACGACACTCTCAAATCTCGAG GTCGACCAAAAGGAATTGGAGGGCCGCACGCTGTTGAATGTCCCCGGATACGACCCGAAGGAAAAGTTCGAGTTTGGTGTGCTGACGAGTTTCGCGTATGAGATTGAGGGTAGCG ATGAGCGCATCGTGATTGCTACGACGCGTCCTGAGACTATGCTTGGTGATACCGCTATCGCTGTGCACCCCGATGACACGCGATACAAG CACCTGCACGGCAAATTCGTCAAGCACCCTTTCATCCCCACCCGGCGCATCCCCATCATCGCCGACACACTCGCCGATATGGAGTTCGGCACGGGTGCAGTCAAAATCACGCCCGCGCACGACCCGAACGACTACGAAGTCGGCAAGCGCCACAACCTCGAGTTCGTGAACATCCTCAACGACGACGGCACCATCAACGCGAATGGCGGCAGCGCCTTTGCGGGCATGAAGCGCTTCCATGCGCGTGTGGAGGTTGTGAAGAGGCTTAAGGACCTCGGGCTGTATGTTGAGCAGAAGGATAATAAGATGCAGATTCCTGTGTGCAG CAAGTCTGGGGATATTATTGAGCCTATGCTTAAGCCTCAGTGGTGGGTCAACTGCCAGCCTTTGGCTGACGAGGCTATCAAG CGCACCCGCGCCGGCGAGCTGATTATCAACCCCAAACAATCCGAAAACGAGTGGTACCGCTGGCTCGAGAACATCCAGGACTGGTGCATATCGCGCCAGCTGTGGTGGGGCCACCGTTGCCCCGCGTACTTTGTGCGCTTCGCGGACGGGCTGAACCCGGATGGAAAGACGGCGCAGGACCAGAGCGACGGTGCGAGCTGGGTCGTGGGCAGGACGagggaggaggcggaggcgcgTGCGAGGGAGATTGCGAAGGGGCGAGAGTTTGTTTTGGAGCAGGATGAGGATGTGTTGGATACGTGGTTCAGCTCGGGCTTGTGGCCTTTCTCGATCATGGGTTGGCCGCAGAAG ACGCTTGACCTTGAGAGGTTTTACCCCTCTAGTTTGTTGGAGACTGGATGGGACATTTTGTTCTTCTGGGTTGCGCGCATGGTCATGCTCGGCGCGTACCTCACCAACTCGATGCCGTTCAAAGAGGTGTACTGCCACGCCATGATCCGCGATGCGCACGGGAGGAAGATGTCCAAGTCGCTGGGGAATGTCATCGACCCCATCGATGTTATCCAGGGACTGGGGCTCGAGGAGCTGCATAAGAAGTTAGAGGAGGGAAATTTGGATGAGAAGGAGGTGGCGAAGGCCAAGGCGGGGCAGAAGAAGGACTTCCCGAGGGGTATTCCCCAGTGCGGGACGGACGCGCTGAGGTTTGCGCTTTGTGCTTATTCCGGTGGAG GACGTGATATCAACTTGGAGATTCTGCGTGTGGAGGGTTACAGGAAGTTCTGTAATAAGATCTTCAACGCGACCAAGTTTGCGATGTTGAAGCTCGATGAAGAGTTCGTGCCTCAGCCTTCGCTCAAG CCCACTGGAAACGAGAGTCTCGTTGAAAAATGGATTTTGCACAAGTTGAATGTTGCTGCTAAGGAGATCAACGCGCAGCTTGAGGAGAGGAACTTTATGTCCGCCACAAACGCCGTGTACAACTTCTGGTTGTACGAGCTGTGCGATGTGTACATC GAAGCAATGAAGCCCATGACAGACGAATCTGCGCCCGCTGCGACCCGCAAGTCCGCTCAGCAGACTCTGTACACCTGCTTGGACAGCGGGTTGAGGCTGCTGCACCCCTTCATGCCGTTCGTCACCGAGGAGCTGTGGCAGCGTCTCCCTCGCATGCCGAACGATCCTACACCTTCGATTATGGTGGCCCAATTCCCTGTGAAC GATGATGCGTTTGTGTTTGAGGAGGCTGAGAAGCAGTTTGATCTTGTGTTCTCGACGCTCAAGGCTGCGCGATCGTTGGCGGCTTCGTATACCCTCCAGAGCGATATTCAAT TCTTCATTCAAGTCAAgtccgaagaggaggaagccTTGTTCACCCCCCAGACAGCGACAATCGTTGCTCTCTCCAAGGGATGCAAGAGTGCCAAGGTTGTGAGGGACGCCGCGGACATCCCAGCCGGCTGTGGAAGTGCAGTCGTTACGCCTTCTATCATCGTTCACGTTCTCGTTCGG GGTCTTGTGGATCTGGACAACGAAATTGCCAAGTGCGACAAGAAACTTGATCTTGCAAAGATGAATCTGCAAAAGGTCGTCAAACTCGAGTCGCAGCCTGAGTATAAGGAGACCGTACCTGCGAACGTGCGCGCTGCCAACACAGACAAG CGCAAAACACTGGAAGCGGAAATTGCAACTTTGGAAACAAGCAGGAATATGTTTGCGCAATTGAAGTAA